The following coding sequences lie in one Manis javanica isolate MJ-LG chromosome X, MJ_LKY, whole genome shotgun sequence genomic window:
- the LOC140847503 gene encoding uncharacterized protein, whose translation MAIPEEGDREEEEEEKEEGEEEGEGEGEKEGEREKEEGEEKEWTEEEGEEEETEGEGVEGDGEGEEEEGEEGEEEEEEEEEEEEGQEREEGEEEGGEEGEVEGEEGEEEEEEEGEGKEGEEGEGKVREREEEENRRRGIVEEEEGEDNEEEEGKYQEAGDEEFERQVRPGEGRESNKVSQIKGFVKYNEDKTYPKKFITNTEGKEKDRKVQRFKIPVQSKQCLENGPPGSNKFWNNVLPHYLELK comes from the exons atggcgATCCCGG aggaaggagacagggaagaggaagaagaagaaaaagaggaaggggaagaagaaggagagggggaaggagagaaagagggagagagggaaaaggaggaaggggaggagaaagaatggacagaggaggagggagaggaggaagaaacagaaggggaaggggtggaaggagatggggaaggagaggaagaggaaggggaggaaggggaggaagaggaggaggaggaagaggaggaggaggaaggacaggaaagagaagaaggagaggaggaaggtggggaggaaggagaggtagaaggggaggagggagaggaggaagaagaagaggaaggagaaggaaaggagggggaggaaggagaggggaaagtgagggagagggaagaggaagaaaacaggagGCGAGGAatagtggaagaggaagaaggggaagacaatgaggaagaggaggggaaatATCAGGAGGCAGGTGATGAAGAATTTGAAAGGCAGGTAAGACCAGGTGAAGGAAGAGAGTCCAACAAAGTGAGCCAAATCAAAGGATTTGTGAAATATAACGAAGATAAAACATATCCAAAAAAGTTTATTACTAAcacagagggaaaagagaaagatcGTAAAGTACAGAGGTTCAAAATACCAGTGCAGTCAAAACAATGTTTAGAAAACGGGCCTCCAGGTTCCAACAAATTCTGGAATAACGTATTACCGCATTATTTGGAATTGAAGTAA